One window of the Benincasa hispida cultivar B227 chromosome 3, ASM972705v1, whole genome shotgun sequence genome contains the following:
- the LOC120073731 gene encoding transcription termination factor MTEF18, mitochondrial-like, translating into MSYLQKLGALSMLSSSIIADNKFNFVRVLYWQIGFSPVASGPRFYRTKKAPQTDECGNSGEMLNMGSRNGHRISRATRKEAQAALLEYLHSTRGIQLMDAENMSKNSPIFLGKLLGRVEHEGDIGRSITRFLRYHPINEFEPFFESVGLQPAEYDGFLPRNLMFLSDDDLLLENYHVLCNYGIERNKIGKIYKEATQIFQYDYGVLLSKLKAYEKLGIGQATVVKFVVCSPYLLVGGVDDGFVQVLDKLKNIGFESSWVEEQLTDCNSYNWKKILGLLFRFEQMGCSDEKLADLISQHPDFLFEDSGSKSLSLIGLLLKMGCSMIQICSVLLQFPQIRVGKFVSNMRLCLLFFNEIDMGVQEIGCLFRSHPLLLGLCTLKKASSLLHLLNVGKKRLCQFILENPEELKNWKLGTKVSPLPNSGEIVRSKQQKTQFLLKLGLEENSTKMEEALQAFQGKGTELQERFDCIVEAGIDEKDVYKMIEVSPRILNQTKDMLEEKIDFFLNNLGYPVSSLISFPSYLCYATQRVTLRIAMCNWLKEQGIVLPMLALRTILVCSDDTFLRRYVNHHPRGTEVWENLKREIYSDSMTSLAY; encoded by the coding sequence ATGTCCTACTTGCAAAAACTCGGAGCACTTTCCATGCTTTCTTCTTCGATTATTGCTGACAACAAGTTTAACTTTGTTCGAGTCTTGTACTGGCAAATTGGGTTTTCCCCTGTTGCTTCAGGCCCTAGATTTTATCGAACTAAAAAGGCTCCCCAAACGGATGAATGTGGAAATTCTGGAGAAATGTTGAATATGGGTAGTAGAAACGGTCATCGGATTTCTCGGGCCACTAGGAAAGAGGCTCAGGCTGCGTTGTTGGAGTATTTGCATTCTACTAGAGGGATTCAATTAATGGATGCTGAAAATATGAGTAAAAATTCGCCAATCTTTCTTGGAAAACTTCTGGGAAGAGTTGAACATGAGGGCGATATTGGGCGGTCAATTACGCGATTTTTACGCTACCATCCAATTAATGAATTCGAGCCTTTCTTTGAGAGTGTGGGCTTGCAACCTGCAGAGTATGATGGGTTTCTTCCTCGCAATTTGATGTTCTTGAGTGATGATGATTTATTGCTTGAGAACTATCATGTGTTGTGTAACTATGGAATTGAAAGAAATAAGATAGGGAAGATATATAAGGAGGCAACTCAGATATTTCAGTATGACTATGGTGTTTTGCTGTCGAAGTTAAAAGCATATGAAAAACTTGGTATCGGCCAAGCTACTGTGGTTAAATTTGTTGTTTGTAGCCCCTATCTATTGGTTGGTGGTGTTGATGATGGGTTTGTCCAGGTATTAGACAAATTGAAGAACATTGGATTTGAATCAAGCTGGGTTGAAGAACAACTGACGGATTGTAATTCCTATAATTGGAAGAAAATTCTTGGGTTGCTTTTCAGGTTTGAACAAATGGGTTGCAGTGATGAGAAGTTGGCTGATTTAATCAGCCAACATCCAGATTTTTTATTTGAGGATTCAGGAAGTAAATCACTTTCCTTAATTGGGTTGTTACTGAAAATGGGATGCTCAATGATCCAGATATGTTCCGTGTTACTGCAATTTCCTCAAATCCGAGTTGGTAAGTTTGTTTCAAATATGAGGCTATGCCTTTTGTTCTTCAATGAAATAGACATGGGTGTGCAAGAGATAGGATGCCTTTTCAGATCTCATCCCCTGTTATTGGGATTGTGTACTCTGAAAAAGGCTAGCAGCTTGCTCCATCTTTTGAATGTTGGGAAGAAACGGCTTTGTCAATTTATTTTAGAGAATCCGGAAGAATTAAAAAACTGGAAGCTTGGAACAAAAGTTTCGCCATTACCAAACTCCGGGGAGATTGTGAGATCAAAGCAACAGAAAACTCAATTCTTGTTGAAATTAGGACTGGAAGAAAACTCAACTAAGATGGAAGAAGCACTACAGGCGTTTCAAGGTAAGGGAACAGAGCTACAAGAGCGGTTTGATTGTATTGTGGAAGCTGGCATTGATGAGAAGGATGTTTACAAAATGATTGAAGTTTCTCCAAGAATCCTTAACCAAACAAAAGATATGTTAgaagaaaaaatagatttttttttaaataatttgggGTATCCTGTTTCATCATTAATAAGCTTCCCTTCATATCTTTGCTATGCGACTCAGAGGGTCACTCTTAGGATCGCAATGTGTAATTGGCTCAAGGAACAAGGAATAGTCCTCCCGATGTTGGCATTAAGGACTATTCTTGTGTGTTCGGATGATACATTTCTAAGACGGTATGTGAATCATCATCCCAGGGGCACGGAAGTTTGGGAGAATTTGAAGAGAGAAATATATTCAGATTCTATGACATCTCTAGCTTATTAG